The following are from one region of the Pseudodesulfovibrio piezophilus C1TLV30 genome:
- the rplR gene encoding 50S ribosomal protein L18 yields MSKSKNAQRLLRKPRIRKKISGTEVRPRLVVFRSNQHLYAQLVDDVNGVTLAASSTQVLGKEGEALKANKDSAALVGKDIATKALEKKIESVVFDRNGYIYHGKVKALADGAREGGLKF; encoded by the coding sequence ATGAGTAAAAGCAAAAATGCACAGCGGCTTCTTCGGAAGCCCCGCATTAGAAAGAAGATCTCCGGTACCGAAGTGCGACCGCGCTTGGTCGTCTTCCGCTCCAACCAGCATCTCTATGCTCAGTTGGTGGATGACGTGAACGGCGTGACCTTGGCCGCTTCCAGCACTCAGGTGCTTGGCAAGGAAGGCGAGGCCCTTAAGGCCAACAAGGATTCCGCTGCTCTGGTAGGCAAGGATATTGCCACCAAGGCTCTGGAAAAGAAGATTGAATCTGTCGTCTTCGACCGGAATGGATATATCTATCACGGCAAGGTCAAAGCTCTTGCCGACGGCGCCCGCGAAGGCGGGCTGAAATTCTAG